The DNA region CGCTGACCACACCCTGCTTCCGCGCCTGGCGTCGCACCGTCGCGCGTGGtggcgtgggcgacggcatTCACGGCCGCGCATCCGACAGCCACCCCCCGCGTGGCAGATACTCTCTGTTTTTCACCATCAGGATTTTTCAATTTCTCAGTCTCGCAGCTGGCACCTCGCGACGAATCCTGCGTTTAGCTGCGTCGATGCATCGACAACAACTCCGTGATCGAACGGGTCGTGTCAGAGCTCGAGTCACTGCTGCTTATCGCACATCACATAATGCTGACTGGAGTAGCGAAGCCGCGACAGCGTGCGGGGGCACAGTGTCGATCCGTTTCGGATACCGTCACGCTGACGGTGCTGCGggccacctcctccagcaCCTAAGCTCCATGCAGCCACCAGAATCGTCGTCACGACGACTTGCTCCCAGTGCACGAGGTTGCCGGTGTGTCCTTCACGTTGGTGCTCGACTTGCATATCTGGACCTTGGTGGTGCGTGGGCCAGAGGTGCTGCCGGCCCTGCCTCTGAGCGTGGCATGTCCGTCTACCGTGGTCGGATTATACGTGCCCGTATATACAATAATTCGATTGAAGCAACTGATTCGGTACGGCGTGATGCTGATGCTTCACGGCCAGGCCGTATCCCCGAGCGTCAGTCTACGGTATTTTAGCTGTATTGAGATGCCCTAGCTTGGTACAgacttgccgtcggcggtgcgCAGACGCAGAGCTGTCACTTCGATACAACGTACAGCTGAGCAGATGTTTACATCATCGGTGATGAGCGACGTGGATAGACAGTAACTAGACTGCAGCCCGTTGCTGCCAGCGGGGTCTTGGAccatcgacgtcggcctAGTGCTCACTGCTCAGCAGCTTCCCCTCATCAAGACGCGCAGCATGGCCAGACCGCCGTTCGACGCCctcccgctccgccgcgacggcccgcgcGGCAACGCCTGGGGCctcttcggcgccggcgacgagtgCGGCATGCTCAACCTGCTGACGCCCGagacgacgcgcgcggcggcggccgagatcGTCGACGGGACGCGCGTGCCCACCGACTGGCCGCTCGAcagcatggcgccgccgtgcttcggccggcggccgctggcgcaCGCCCTCGTGGAGaaggcgccgcgctgcgtcaacgacgacgagctcacCCTCAACACGCAGAGCAGCTCCCAGTGGGACGGCTTCCGCCACTTTGGCTTCCAGCGCGAGCGCCTGTTCTTCAACGGCGCGACGCAGCGCGAGCTGAGCACCACGACGGTCAATGGCATCCACGGTGCGTCTTCTCACCTCGCGTCGCTTCCTTCCCCATCCCTTCTCTGgtcgcgacgcggccgactGACGTCTGGCGCGCCCAGCGTGGGTGGACaagggcggcatcgtgggccgcggcgtcctGCTCGACTACGCGGCGTGGGCCGACGCGCggggcatcgccatcgagcCCTTCTCGACCGTCTCGATCCCCGTGTCGACGCTGCGGCAGgtggccgccagccagggcgtcgcggcgttCCGGCCCGGCGACATCCTGTTCCTGCGCACGGGCTGGAACCGCGCGTACcgggcgctcgacgacgccgcgcggcgggccctcgcggcgcacgaggtgccgccggccgtgggcgtcgagtcgTCCGAGGCGACGCTGCGCTGGCTCTGGGACGAGTCGttcgcggccgtcgccggcgaccagccggccatggaggcgTGGCCGTGCCAGGACCCCGAGCACCGGCTGCACGagtggctgctggcgggctggggcaTGCCCATCGGCGAGCTGTTTGACCTCGAGCGGCTGAGCGAAGAGTGCGCCAGGCGGAGGCGGTACACCTTCTTCTTTAGCAGCGTGCCGCTGAATGTAAGTTTCTGCCGCGAGCATGCAGTGGCGGCGCTTGCTGACACGTCACGAGGTTCCGGGAGGAGTGGCCAGTCCGCCCAACGGCGTTGCCATCTTTTGACAGAAACGAGGTTGCTACTTTCTGATGACGGGGCCCGTCCAAAGGCGTTGTTCTTGCATCGAGGGGGCACCCTAGCGGAGCTGCCATGTGACTCTCGTGATATGCGTAATGTGCTTTGTGACACGAGACCACTCTTGTACGCCCACCCACTGTATACTGTCATCCCCGGTCTAGGAAGAAATGCccgcctccttctccagctcctccctGCTCGGGCACCACTTGTCCTGCAGCGCCCTGTCC from Purpureocillium takamizusanense chromosome 3, complete sequence includes:
- a CDS encoding uncharacterized protein (COG:S~EggNog:ENOG503NV53); this encodes MARPPFDALPLRRDGPRGNAWGLFGAGDECGMLNLLTPETTRAAAAEIVDGTRVPTDWPLDSMAPPCFGRRPLAHALVEKAPRCVNDDELTLNTQSSSQWDGFRHFGFQRERLFFNGATQRELSTTTVNGIHAWVDKGGIVGRGVLLDYAAWADARGIAIEPFSTVSIPVSTLRQVAASQGVAAFRPGDILFLRTGWNRAYRALDDAARRALAAHEVPPAVGVESSEATLRWLWDESFAAVAGDQPAMEAWPCQDPEHRLHEWLLAGWGMPIGELFDLERLSEECARRRRYTFFFSSVPLNVPGGVASPPNGVAIF